A genomic region of Salvelinus alpinus chromosome 12, SLU_Salpinus.1, whole genome shotgun sequence contains the following coding sequences:
- the LOC139535697 gene encoding chromodomain-helicase-DNA-binding protein 5-like isoform X6 has product MPGSLSNEDEGQEDMDFEDEIPDEDEEGQHNTVPLTPLDSFFTDNDSLKQQKKKKLKKMKEGKMPKVKKRKKEGGGGGGVGGGGSDLKEQAPEREDDRPLQGPEIGSESESSTYAPTTKKKKKPKEKKPKRKKREEEEEDDDDDDDEDDENNKEPKSSSQLMQEWGLEDVQYGFTEEDYTTLTNYKAFSQFLRPLIAKKNPKIPMSKMMTVLGAKWREFSANNPFKGTSATAVAAAVAAAVETVTVASPTSVKEITTLSSSQPGQIRKAKTKDGKGPGVRRKTKTVKEVKKKSKGKKTKSKKKASSSEEDFGLEESDFDDVSIHSASVRSDTSGNAKKKARKGRKKRKREDGDGYETDHQDYCEVCQQGGEIILCDTCPKAYHMVCLDPELEKAPEGKWSCPHCEKEGIQWEAKDDDDEEEEVAVEEEDDHLEFCRVCKDGGELLCCDTCPSSYHIHCLNPPLPEIPNGEWLCPRCMCPPPKGKVQRILHWIWGDPPLPTEVPPGPNGETVDPLVKPPLKGHPERELFVKWAGLSYWHCSWVSELQLELYHAVMYRNYQRKNDMDEPPPYDYGSGEEELNNEKRKSKDPQYAAMEERFYRYGIKPEWMVIHRILNHSYDKDGDVHYLIKWRDLPYDQCTWEVDDFDVPEYHNAKHSYWDHREQMIGDDQRPLVVRKGKKGKEEEKRREREIPPNAPIIDPTIKFEHQPWYINATGGTLHPYQLEGLNWLRFSWAQGTDTILADEMGLGKTVQTIVFLYSLYKEGHSKGPYLVSAPLSTIINWEREFEMWAPDFYVVTYTGDKESRAVIRENEFTFEDSAVKTGRKVFRMKKDTAIKFHVLLTSYELITIDQTILGSINWACLVVDEAHRLKNNQSKFFRILNGYKIYYKLLLTGTPLQNNLEELFHLLNFLTPERFNNLDGFLEEFADISKEDQIKKLHDLLGPHMLRRLKADVFKNMPSKTELIVRVELSPMQKKYYKFILTRNFEALNSKGGGNQVSLLNIMMDLKKCCNHPYLFPVAAVEAPVLPNGSYDGNQLVKSSGKLTLLQKMLRKLKDEGHRVLIFSQMTKMLDLLEDFLEYEGYKYERIDGGVTGGLRQEAIDRFNAPGAQQFCFLLSTRAGGLGINLATADTVIIYDSDWNPHNDIQAFSRAHRIGQNKKVMIYRFVTRASVEERITQVAKRKMMLTHLVVRPGLGSKTGSMSKQELDDILKFGTEELFKDEMEAAARAMGSHQKLCKNNGDIKDGDEGSVIHYDDNAISKLLDRSQNATEDTEIQNMNEYLSSFKVAQYVVKDEDAEEEPQREIIKQEENVDPDYWEKLLRHHYEQQQEDLARNLGKGKRIRKQVNYNDTSQEDQDNHSEYSVGSEDEDEDFEERPEGGRRHSRRQLKSDRDKPLPPLLARVGGNIEVLGFNARQRKAFLNAIMRWGMPPQDAFNSHWLVRDLRGKSEKEFRAYVSLFMRHLCEPGADGAETFADGVPREGLSRQHVLTRIGVMSLVRKKVQEFEHVNGKYSTPDLIPIGLDLKKLTESLSSDPNTPVPASPAATPQPPGSPVPPEKMDSISGPAEDKEPTEQECKKLPELETHVSTESSSQVEKTDIAPDSDETAKGSTEDKPVSSEESSEMTDIPSALIEPSINPKEPPSIHTELSSNQSSPKAEPCRETEKSLEKGDRDPAPAKPEEKELNPVVSDEAKSEDLLVPDGRLNGEKEAQEEMEEVRRELLEKNGFKMRFMFNIADGGFTELHTLWQNEERAAVSSGKMYDIWHRRHDYWLLAGIVTHGYARWQDIQNDPRYAIHNEPFKTEMHKGNYLEMKNKFLARRFKLLEQALVIEEQLRRAAYLNMTQDPSHPAMALNTRFAEVECLAESHQHLSKESLAGNKPANAVLHKVLNQLEELLSDMKADVTRLPNMLSRIPPVSSRLQMSERSILSRLTSRGNEPPPQQPFGQGSFACSQMYSTGFGGSFRGPAGEAMVNYSQMPLGPYVSVSNGPPPTSSHLDKKSCDHLRDVTTPDLKSGKPSDVICIED; this is encoded by the exons ATGCCTGGGTCGTTAAGCAATGAAGACGAGGGACAAGAGGACATGGATTTTGAAGACGAAATACCAG atgaggatgaggagggtCAACATAACACTGTCCCGCTCACACCTCTGGACAGCTTTTTCACTGACAACGACTCCCTCAAacaacagaagaagaagaaactcAAAAAGATGAAGGAGGGGAAGATGCCCAAAGTCAAGAAGAGGAAAAAGGAG ggaggaggaggtggaggagtagGAGGTGGTGGCAGTGACTTGAAGGAGCAGGCCCCTGAGCGGGAGGATGACCGTCCACTGCAGGGTCCAGAGATTGGCTCAGAGAGCGAGAGCAGCACCTACGCCCCTAccacaaagaagaagaagaaacctAAGGAGAAGAAACCCAAAcggaagaagagagaagaggaggaggaggatgacgatgatgatgatgacgaagaTGATGAAAATAATAAG GAGCCCAAGTCGTCCAGCCAGCTGATGCAGGAGTGGGGTCTGGAGGATGTGCAGTATGGCTTCACAGAGGAGGACTATACAACCCTCACCAACTACAAGGCCTTCAGCCAGTTCCTCAG GCCACTTATTGCCAAGAAGAACCCTAAGATCCCCATGTCAAAGATGATGACAGTGTTAGGGGCCAAGTGGCGAGAGTTCAGCGCTAACAACCCCTTCAAAGGCACCTCTGCAACTGCTGTGGCTGCTGCGGTGGCTGCTGCCGTGGAAACGGTCACCGTTGCCTCGCCCACCTCTGTCAAAGAGATCACTACACTGTCAAGTTCTCAGCCTGGGCAAATCAGAAAAGCCAAAACCAAAGATGGAAAGG GGCCTGGGGTTCGACGGAAAACAAAGACTGTAAAGGAGGTAAAGAAGAAAAGTAAAGGGAAGAAGACCAAATCAAAGAAGAAAGCATCCTCG AGTGAGGAGGACTTTGGGCTGGAGGAGTCGGACTTTGATGATGTCAGCATCCACAGTGCCTCGGTGCGCTCTGATACCTCGGGGAATGCCAAGAAGAAAGCCCGGAAGGGTCGGAAAAAAAGGAAAA GAGAGGATGGGGACGGCTATGAGACAGACCACCAGGACTACTGTGAGGTGTGCCAGCAGGGAGGGGAGATCATCCTGTGTGACACCTGTCCCAAAGCCTATCACATGGTGTGTCTGGACCCTGAGCTGGAAAAAGCTCCCGAGGGCAAGTGGAGCTGCCCCCACTGT GAGAAGGAGGGCATCCAGTGGGAGGCCAAAGATGATgacgatgaggaagaggaggttgCGGTTGAGGAAGAGGACGACCACCTGGAGTTCTGCAGAGTGTGTAAAGACGGAGGGGAGCTGCTGTGCTGTGACACCTGCCCCTCGTCCTACCATATCCACTGCCTCAACCCTCCACTGCCTGAGATACCCAATGGGGAGTGGCTGTGCCCACGCTGCATG TGCCCACCTCCGAAGGGGAAGGTACAGAGGATTCTCCACTGGATTTGGGGGGACCCTCCCTTACCAACTGAGGTGCCCCCTGGCCCCAATGGAGAGACTGTGGACCCGCTGGTAAAGCCCCCCCTGAAGGGCCACCCGGAGAGGGAGCTGTTTGTCAAGTGGGCTGGTCTCTCCTACTGGCACTGCTCCTGGGTCAGTGAACTGCAG TTGGAGCTGTACCACGCGGTGATGTACCGTAACTACCAGCGGAAGAACGACATGGACGAGCCCCCTCCGTACGACTACGGCTCTGGGGAGGAGGAGCTGAACAACGAGAAGAGGAAGAGTAAAGACCCGCAGTACGCTGCCATGGAGGAGAGATTCTACCGCTACGGCATCAAGCCAGAGTGGATGGTCATCCACAGGATCCTCAACCACAG TTATGATAAGGATGGGGATGTGCACTACCTGATCAAGTGGAGAGACCTGCCCTATGACCAGTGCACCTGGGAGGTGGATGACTTTGACGTCCCTGAGTATCACAACGCCAAACACTCCTATTGGGACCACAG GGAGCAGATGATTGGTGACGACCAGCGCCCTTTAGTTGTGAGAAAGGGAAAGAAGGgcaaagaggaggagaagaggagggagagagaaatccCTCCTAACGCTCCAATTATAGAT CCTACCATCAAGTTTGAACATCAACCCTGGTACATCAATGCCACTGGGGGAACCCTACACCCATACCAGCTGGAGGGGTTGAACTGGTTACGGTTCTCCTGGGCACAGGGCACAGACACTATCCTAGCAGACGAGATGGGCCTGGGCAAGACTGTCCAGACCATCGTGTTCCTCTACTCACTCTACAAGGAG GGTCACTCCAAAGGGCCATACCTGGTCAGTGCCCCCCTGTCCACCATCATCAACTGGGAGAGGGAATTTGAGATGTGGGCCCCAGACTTCTACGTGGTGACCTACACTGGGGACAAAGAAAGCCGGGCGGTCATCAGGGAGAACGAGTTCACCTTCGAGGACAGTGCGGTCAAAACAGGCCGCAAGGTCTTCCGTATGAAG AAAGACACGGCCATCAAGTTCCATGTGTTGCTGACGTCATATGAGCTAATCACCATCGATCAGACCATTCTGGGCTCCATTAACTGGGCCTGTCTAGTGGTGGACGAGGCCCACAGACTGAAGAACAACCAGTCAAAG TTTTTCAGAATTCTCAATGGTTATAAGATCTACTATAAGCTGCTACTGACTGGCACTCCTCTGCAGAACAACCTGGAGGAGCTGTTTCACCTGCTCAACTTCCTCACCCCAGAGAGATTCAA TAACCTGGATGGCTTCCTGGAGGAGTTTGCAGACATCTCCAAGGAGGACCAGATCAAGAAGCTGCATGATCTGTTGGGCCCACACATGCTCAGGAGACTGAAGGCTGACGTCTTCAAGAACATGCCTTCCAAGACAGAGCTCATCGTACGAGTGGAGCTCAGCCCCATGCAGAA GAAGTACTACAAGTTTATCCTGACGCGGAACTTTGAGGCGCTCAACTCCAAGGGCGGGGGCAACCAGGTGTCCCTGCTCAACATCATGATGGACCTGAAGAAGTGCTGCAACCACCCCTACCTGTTCCCCGTGGCAGCcgtg GAGGCACCAGTGTTACCCAATGGCTCTTATGATGGGAACCAGCTGGTCAAGTCCTCAGGCAAACTCACTCTGCTCCAGAAGATGCTAAGGAAACTCAAAGATGAAGGACACAGAGTTCTCATCTTCTCCCAGATGACTAAGATGCTGGATCTGCTTGAGGACTTTCTGGAATACGAGGGCTACAAATATGAACGCATTGATGGAGGCGTCACAGGGGGACTACGACAGGAGGCTATCGACCGCTTCAACG CACCGGGTGCTCAGCAGTTCTGCTTCCTGCTCTCCACCCGAGCTGGAGGCTTGGGCATCAACCTGGCCACGGCAGACACCGTCATCATCTACGACTCAGACTGGAACCCTCACAACGATATCCAG GCATTCAGCAGGGCCCACCGTATAGGTCAGAATAAGAAGGTGATGATCTATCGCTTTGTGACGCGAGCTAGCGTGGAGGAGCGCATCACCCAGGTGGCCAAGAGGAAGATGATGCTGACCCACCTGGTGGTGAGGCCCGGCCTGGGCTCCAAGACCGGCTCCATGTCCAAACAGGAGCTGGACGACATCCTCAAGTTCGGCACCGAGGAGCTCTTCAAGGACGAGATGGAGGCAGCCGCACGGGCCATGGGTTCCCATCAAAAACTCTGTAAGAATAATG GGGACATAAAGGATGGAGATGAGGGCAGTGTCATTCACTATGATGACAATGCCATCTCCAAGCTGCTGGACCGTAGCCAGAATGCCACGGAGGACACTGAGATCCAGAACATGAACGAATACCTCAGCTCCTTCAAGGTGGCCCAGTACGTGGTCAAAGACGAGGACGCAGAG GAGGAGCCCCAGCGGGAGATCATTAAGCAGGAGGAGAATGTGGATCCAGACTACTGGGAGAAGCTGCTGAGGCACCATTATGAGCAGCAACAGGAGGATCTGGCCCGCAACCTGGGCAAAGGCAAACGCATCCGCAAGCAGGTCAACTACAACGACACGTCTCAGGAGGACCAAG ACAATCATTCCGAGTACTCCGTGGGGTCCGAGGACGAGGACGAAGATTTCGAGGAGAGGCCGGAAG GTGGGCGCAGGCATTCTCGCAGACAGCTGAAGAGTGACAGGGACAAACCTCTGCCACCCCTGCTGGCGCGCGTAGGGGGCAACATCGAG GTGCTGGGGTTCAACGCCCGTCAGCGGAAGGCCTTCCTCAACGCTATCATGCGCTGGGGCATGCCTCCTCAGGACGCCTTCAACTCTCACTGGCTAGTCAGAGACCTGAGAGGGAAGAGTGAGAAAGAGTTCAG GGCCTACGTGTCCCTGTTCATGAGACATCTTTGTGAGCCCGGGGCAGACGGGGCGGAGACCTTTGCAGATGGGGTTCCACGAGAAGGGCTGTCCCGCCAGCATGTCCTCACCAGGATTGGGGTTATGTCTCTGGTCAGGAAAAAG GTCCAGGAGTTTGAGCATGTCAATGGGAAATACAGCACTCCAGACCTGATCCCTATTGGACTGGACCTGAAGAAACTGACTGAGAGTCTGTCCTCTGACCCCAACACCCCCGTCCCTGCTAGCCCTGCTGCCACACCCCAGCCTCCTGGAAGTCCTGTCCCACCAG AGAAGATGGACTCGATCTCAGGGCCTGCTGAAGACAAGGAGCCCACAGAACAGGAATGCAAGAAGCTACCAGAACTGGAG ACTCATGTTAGTACAGAGTCATCTTCCCAGGTAGAGAAGACGGACATCGCTCCTGACAGTGATGAGACAGCGAAAGGCAGCACAGAGGACAAACCAGTCTCCTCAGAGGAGAGTAGTGAAATGACAGACATACCCTCCGCACTGATAGAGCCATCCATCAATCCTAAAGAGCCTCCATCCATACATACAGAGCTGTCGTCCAATCAAAGCTCACCAAAAG CGGAGCCCTGTCGAGAGACAGAGAAGTCCTTAGAAAAAGGAGACCGTGATCCTGCCCCAGCCAAACCTGAGGAGAAGGAACTGAATCCAG TTGTTTCAGACGAGGCCAAGAGCGAGGACTTGCTCGTGCCCGACGGACGGCTGAATGGAGAAAAAGAAGcacaggaggagatggaggaggtcaGGAGGGAATTACTGGAGAAGAATGGTTTCAAGATGAGGTTCATGTTCAACATTGCCGACGGAGGCTTCACAG AGCTGCACACCCTGTGGCAGAACGAGGAGCGGGCTGCCGTGTCATCTGGGAAGATGTATGACATCTGGCACCGTCGCCACGACTACTGGCTACTGGCTGGCATCGTAAC ACATGGCTATGCCCGCTGGCAGGACATTCAGAACGATCCACGCTATGCCATCCACAATGAGCCCTTCAAGACTGAGATGCACAAGGGAAATTACCTGGAGATGAAGAACAAGTTCCTGGCTCGTCGCTTTAAG CTGTTAGAGCAGGCTCTGGTGATAGAGGAGCAGTTGAGGAGGGCAGCGTACCTGAATATGACCCAGGACCCCAGCCACCCGGCCATGGCCCTGAACACTCGCTTTGCTGAGGTGGAGTGTCTGGCAGAGTCTCACCAGCACCTGTCCAAGGAGTCTCTGGCTGGAAACAAGCCAGCCAACGCCGTGCTGCACAAAG TACTGAACCAGCTGGAGGAGCTGCTGAGTGATATGAAGGCAGATGTGACGCGGCTTCCCAACATGTTGTCCCGGATCCCCCCAGTGTCTTCGCGTCTGCAGATGTCTGAGAGGAGCATCCTCAGCCGCCTCACCAGCCGCGGCAACGAACCTCCGCCCCAacag CCGTTCGGCCAGGGCTCATTTGCCTGTTCCCAGATGTACAGCACTGGCTTTGGGGGCAGTTTCCGGGGGCCTGCAGGTGAGGCCATGGTCAACTATAGCCAGATGCCCCTGGGACCCTATGTCAGTG TGTCCAACGGCCCCCCACCCACATCCAGCCACTTGGACAAGAAGTCCTGCGACCACCTGAGGGATGTCACCACCCCTGACCTTAAGTCAGGCAAGCCCAGTGATGTTATCTGTATTGAAGATTAG